A single genomic interval of Argopecten irradians isolate NY chromosome 8, Ai_NY, whole genome shotgun sequence harbors:
- the LOC138328988 gene encoding uncharacterized protein produces the protein MTKKNLNAMKELISINFDEHVWCSINLKNKDKLLIGNIYRSPNSDNDNNIKLQHLLTDALKRSFTHTLITGDFNFKEINWNNWSTSVTERHPAYGFLETTKDLFLNQHVQLHTRYREGQTANCLDLIFTNEEGMVDEVVHLPGLGHSDHLLLTFNLNLYSDTAIKTTLKKNYFKGNYDDIKEELRNKDWHTLLEGKGAEESWKAFAEFVSIIVDKNVPVSKGNYDHPKQSAPLDKLARENIKDKHKKWLRYQHCRTTENWNKYKLARNKATSSIRVSKYHFERNIANHIKDNPKQFWKYIRSKTKTRQSVGELEDSCGKRWSDSKDKANVFNEYFSSVFKVEPDEDLPTFTTRNFNSALENVIITKEKIQLAILKLNPNKSSGPDIFHPKLILETSDELIEPLEIILKKSIEEGTLPSDWKVAHVTPIHKNGSRLKTDYLSSNKSNVDTMQNSSTNSER, from the coding sequence ATGACAAAGAAAAATCTCAACGCTATGAAAgaattaatttcaattaatttcgACGAACATGTATGGTGCagcataaatttgaaaaacaaagataaattaCTGATCGGAAACATCTACAGAAGCCCGAACAGTGATAACGACAATAACATCAAATTACAACACCTTTTAACTGATGCACTGAAACGATCATTTACCCATACTTTAATAACTGGAGACTTCAATTTCAAAGAGATCAATTGGAATAACTGGTCGACCTCAGTTACTGAACGTCATCCAGCCTATGGGTTTTTAGAAACGACGAAAGATCTTTTCCTCAATCAGCATGTCCAGCTTCATACTAGATATAGAGAGGGTCAAACGGCTAATTGCCTTGACTTGATCTTTACCAACGAAGAGGGAATGGTTGATGAAGTTGTACATTTACCCGGACTTGGTCATAGTGATCACTTGCTGTTGACTTTTAATCTTAACTTGTATTCAGACACAGCGATTAAAACCACACTGAAAAAGAACTATTTCAAAGGAAACTACGATGACATCAAAGAAGAATTAAGAAACAAAGATTGGCATACTCTCCTAGAGGGAAAGGGAGCAGAGGAATCGTGGAAAGCCTTCGCTGAGTTTGTATCAATAATAGTAGATAAAAACGTACCAGTGAGCAAAGGCAATTACGACCATCCAAAGCAATCAGCCCCTTTAGACAAACTAGCTAGAGAGAACATCAAGGATAAACATAaaaagtggttaagatatcaaCACTGTAGAACAACAGAAAACTGGAATAAATACAAATTAGCGAGGAACAAGGCAACATCCTCCATTAGAGTGTCGAAATATCACTTTGAACGTAATATAGCCAATCACATAAAAGACAATCCAAAACAGTTCTGGAAATATATACGGTCTAAAACCAAAACAAGGCAATCCGTGGGGGAATTGGAGGATTCGTGTGGAAAAAGATGGAGTGACAGCAAAGACAAGGCCAATGTGTTTAATGAATACTTCTCTAGTGTTTTCAAAGTTGAACCAGACGAAGACCTACCTACTTTCACTACCAGAAATTTCAACTCTGCATTGGAAAACGTCATCATAACTAAAGAAAAAATCCAATTAGCAATCTTGAAACTGAATCCAAACAAATCATCAGGTCCAGACATATTCCATCCAAAACTGATTTTAGAAACATCTGATGAACTGATTGAGCCACTAGAAATAATATTAAAGAAATCAATAGAAGAAGGAACACTACCATCAGATTGGAAGGTTGCTCATGTAACACCGATTCACAAAAATGGATCTAGACTCAAAACAGATTATTTATCGTCCAATAAGTCTAACGTCGATACCATGCAAAATTCTTCAACGAATTCTGAAAGATGA
- the LOC138328987 gene encoding uncharacterized protein → MHLTGIEGSSGTNKSVPVYKYKDKCLREELYDQCWDGKPVPNIVHYIFFGIYKLSFVQFLSIWSIHTIQKPCVILIHGDTQLSGPYWTYLVRTIPNIIRVRKTPPKEIFKNPIKVIQHKSDVVRLEAVRDFGGIYMDNDQIILRSLDPLRNYNFTLSHEFDDNLSNALIMSCRNAPFVNLWYKEYASFNTSLWSHHSCILPYKLLQRYPHLIHVENKTFVNPDFRHRSIIFDGNFNWSYNYAVHLYIRFYNLKHFNFIDIRHLNTTIGSVARYVLYGHRELCSD, encoded by the exons ATGCACCTCACAGGTATTGAAGGAAGTAGTGGTACTAATAAATCAGTGCCTGTGTATAAATATAAGGATAAATGTCTAAGGGAAGAACTCTACGATCAGTGCTGGGACGGAAAACCCGTACCGAATATTGTGCATTACATCTTCTTTGGTATCTACAAACTCTCATTCGTCCAATTCCTCAGTATTTGGAGTATCCATACCATACAAAAACCATGTGTTATTTTAATCCACGGTGATACACAGCTCTCAGGACCATATTGGACCTACCTCGTACGAACCATACCTAATATAATCCGTGTAAGAAAAACACCTcctaaagaaatatttaaaaatcctATCAAAGTCATTCAACACAAATCAGATGTAGTGAGACTTGAGGCTGTCAGAG ACTTCGGAGGTATATACATGGACAACGATCAAATAATACTCCGGTCTCTTGACCCCCTGAGGAATTATAACTTCACATTGAGTCATGAGTTTGATGATAATCTAAGTAACGCATTGATTATGTCGTGCCGAAATGCTCCATTTGTGAATCTTTGGTACAAAGAATACGCGAGCTTCAATACATCATTATGGTCACATCACTCATGCATTCTCCCATACAAACTTTTACAACGGTACCCTCATCTGATACATGTCGAGAACAAGACGTTTGTGAATCCGGACTTTCGTCATAGGAGTATTATATTCGATGGAAATTTCAACTGGAGCTATAATTATGCTGTTCATTTGTATATCagattttacaatttaaaacattttaactttATCGATATACGCCATCTTAATACTACCATTGGTTCTGTAGCTAGATATGTTTTGTATGGACATAGAGAACTGTGCTCTGACTAA